One region of Gossypium raimondii isolate GPD5lz chromosome 6, ASM2569854v1, whole genome shotgun sequence genomic DNA includes:
- the LOC105773555 gene encoding putative clathrin assembly protein At5g35200, translating to MSGGGTQNSLRKALGAIKDTTTVSLAKVNSDYKELDIAIVKATNHYERPAREKNIRAIFAAISATRPRADVAYCIHALARRLSRTHNWAVALKTLIVIHRALREVDPTFHEELINYGRSRNHMLNMSHFKDDSSPNAWDYSAWVRTYALFLEERLECFRVLKYDIEMDRPRTKDLDTAELLEQLPALQQLLFRVLGCLPQGAAVHNFVIRFALSMVASESIKIYQAISDGTVNLVDKFFEMQRPDALKALDIYRRSGQQAERLSEFYEVCKSLDVGRGERFIKIEQPPASFLQAMEEYVREAPRSSAVRKDQADKPKEVLAIEYKKTPEEQEKRSPSPPPPEPEKVEKVEEPIVEPPDLLGLNDPVPVASELDEKNALALAIVPVAEQTTAAAAPIPANGTTGWELALVTAPSSNENATAASKLAGGLDKLTLDSLYDDAIRRSNQNVSYNPWEPAPMSGAMMQQPMHDPFYASNMVAAPHSVQIAAMANQQQAFMFQQQQQQQQMMMAAAPQQQPSNPFGNYGAPVHPYSSGMPVQTYNPYTGGLM from the exons ATGTCTGGCGGAGGCACACAAAATAGCTTGAGGAAAGCACTCGGAGCCATCAAAGATACCACCACCGTTTCATTGGCTAAAGTCAATAGTGATTATAAG GAATTGGATATTGCTATAGTAAAGGCCACCAATCATTATGAACGCCCAGCAAGGGAGAAAAACATTAGAG CAATTTTCGCCGCCATTTCAGCTACTAGGCCTCGGGCTGATGTTGCCTACTGCATCCATGCTCTTGCAAGGCGGTTATCAAGGACACATAATTGGGCG GTTGCATTGAAAACTCTAATAGTCATTCATCGTGCTCTGAGGGAGGTGGATCCCACATTTCATGAAGAACTCATTAATTACGGCAGAAGTAGAAACCATATGCTTAACATGTCTCATTTCAAGGATGATTCCAGCCCAAACG CCTGGGATTACTCTGCCTGGGTTCGCACTTATGCCTTATTCTTGGAGGAGAGGCTGGAATGTTTCCGTGTCTTGAAGTATGATATTGAGATGGACCGCCCT AGAACCAAAGATTTAGACACTGCTGAGTTGCTTGAACAGCTGCCAGCTTTGCAACAACTTCTTTTTCGTGTTCTTGGCTGTCTG CCACAAGGTGCAGCTGTTCATAATTTTGTTATCCGGTTTGCACTTTCAATG GTTGCTTCCGAAagtatcaaaatttatcaagcTATAAGTGATGGTACAGTCAATCTTGTAGACAAG TTCTTTGAGATGCAACGTCCTGATGCTTTGAAGGCTTTGGACATATACCGGAGATCTGGGCAACAG GCAGAGAGGCTTTCAGAATTTTACGAAGTATGTAAAAGTCTGGATGTAGGGCGTGGAGAAAGGTTTATTAAGATAGAGCAG CCTCCTGCATCGTTTCTACAAGCCATGGAAGAGTATGTAAGAGAAGCTCCACGGTCTTCAGCAGTTCGCAAAGATCAG GCTGACAAACCCAAGGAAGTGTTGGCCATTGAGTACAAGAAAACCCCAGAGGAGCAGGAGAAACGTTCACCATCACCTCCTCCTCCTGAACCAGAAAAAGTGGAGAAAGTGGAAGAGCCTATTGTTGAACCTCCTGATTTGTTG GGTTTAAATGATCCTGTCCCAGTTGCTTCAGAATTAGACGAGAAGAATGCCTTGGCATTGGCTATTGTTCCTGTTG CCGAGCAAACAACTGCTGCTGCCGCTCCTATTCCAGCAAATGGTACTACAGGCTGGGAATTAGCACTTGTCACTGCTCCAAGCTCAAATGAAAACGCCACTGCCGCTAGCAAACTG gCTGGAGGACTCGATAAGCTTACCCTGGACAGCCTATACGACGATGCGATCAGAAGAAGCAACCAGAACGTTAGCTATAATCCATGGGAACCAGCTCCCATGTCTGGTGCTATGATGCAACAACCAATGCATGACCCCTTTTATGCCTCCAACATGGTTGCTGCTCCACATTCAGTCCAGATAGCAGCAATGGCCAATCAGCAGCAGGCTTTTATGTTCCAGCAGCAGCAACAGCAGCAGCAGATGATGATGGCGGCCGCCCCACAACAGCAGCCTTCAAATCCATTCGGCAATTACGGAGCCCCTGTACACCCTTACAGCTCAGGTATGCCGGTTCAAACATACAATCCATATACAGGTGGCCTTATGTAG